The DNA segment ACGTCTTCAAGAGGCTTCATAAGACAGGGCCACAGAATGAAGAGTGTGAGCAAACCCAACAGATACCTCCCGACCAACCCCACCGAGAAAGGACACTCCAGAGAAACAGATCAGCAGTGAGGTTTTTATTCAATTTGTAAAgaacagtttaaaaagaaaatgctagcACACTCTTACATTGGTTCCTTCATCTCACGGCTTCTCTGCACCGACTGCTATTACAGAAGTCATTGCAGTATTCGCAGCCTAACTAGTGGCCTAAACAAAAGCTAATTTCTATAAAACCATAAGTTTAATGCAGTTTTAATAAGAGAAATCCAAAATTCTCTCAGTTAACTggatatatatatggtatatatatttaAGCAGAAAACCTCAAAATACAGTAACAAAAAATAGGTCACCATAGTAAAATATTCTGACCTGACAGTTCCTACAAACAGTGACTTCCACTAAATATAAAGAGAACCATTATCTGTGGTAAAAAGTCTAGAGACCAAGTAGAaacatggaagaagggagagtACTGTGCCCTGACCACTGACGGCCTGTTCCTATGCTGTCGCGAGTGCTGCAGCAAGTAGTAAATAACTCGATGATGCCCGCGTGTCACCAGGCCCCTCATCACTAACCCACACCATCCACAAAGTGCTCCCCGCAGGAGGCACACACATCATCCCTTGAGAGAGATCTGTGCCCTGGGAAGCCCCCTGCGCAGAGCCGCACCTCACTGGCAACTGCGTCAATGAATCCAAGTCCTTTCTCAGAGAGCTGCGGCACCAACGACACAGGCTGTGCCGCTTGTGCAGGCTGATACCGCAGTGTGGCTGAGGTCGGCGCCTGGGCTCAGGAGCCATGGTGCAGCTGCATAGTGCCCAGGACGGCACTGTCATAGCGTTGCTCTACCCGCACGCAGCTCGAGTGCTCGAGCATGCTGCTCAGCTCAGGGATGCTCTCAGCAGTGTCCCCAAACCCATGGTAGTGTCCATAGTGCAAGTTCTCTCCCACATCCCCCACCCAGGACGGCCTGCTGGCCACACAGCTACTAGGGCTCCCGttcagatgcagagacccacacatCTCAGGGTTAACGCCCATGGTCTTTTCTGGCTCCTCAGTCCCATTAGCACAGACAGAACCCTGGTCACTGGAAAATGGCTGTCCATTGCTAACTCCATTAGGTCCTGTTAAGCACGGGTTACTCCTGCTCTCCATCCCATTGAGCTGGGTCGCGCAGGGGAAGTCCAAATGTCCATTGATGACACTTCCATTTGTCAATGTATTCAACACGGAGCTACAGTTTTTCATATCTGCATTAAGAAATATACCTGTCACCAAAACACAGACCAACGGGGAAGGAGAAACTAGCACATGTTCAACCCCTGCCACAATTCTAGAAAACTTGTTTGTGtactgctatttttttcttctaaacaaACCAGTTCCTTTTCCAAGGTTATACAGGCAGAAGACACAACTGCAGTATTTTGCCTATAAGATAGGAAAAGTATGTACTTCAGTAGCCTTGGagagcagaaataaatatatCACCAAAAGTAAACACAGAGCAGCAGATACCGATCTTCTAAACCCTTGAAGAACAGTTTAAGCCAACCCAGAAGGTACATCAGAACCCAGCAGAACACTCTCCACTTACGACACTGAACTTTTCTAGTCAAGGAGGGAAAAGGCAATGAAGTAGATACATTAAGGAAGCTGGAACTAGGGCACCACTGGGGGATGCTTCCCAGTCAGGGCAGCACAGACACATTAGTAAAAAGAATAGTTTCTGTCTCATCAATACCCATTATCGGCATACAGCCCGAGATGCCACTCAGTGCACTGGCGCAGCACAGAACGGTGGCCACCGCCAACTATCACCACCAGTAGCTTCTACGGTCCTGGGTCAAGAGCAGTTCCTAGGGTTCCTGCTGAGTCCAGCATCAAAGATGACTCTGAGAGCCAAACTCTCCTATCTGGTTATTTTCAGAAACCACTGATGTTGGGAAAAGTGTGAACAGTTTAGTCCGCAGACTTAAATGTCCACTGACAAGATGATGCTGTACAGAGAACATGTGGGCGCACAGGGCTAGAGCACAGAGAGTTAAACTCATGTTCACAGGAGTCCACACTCAGTAAAAAACGAGCTCTTGCTTGGTAATACTCAATTTTATCTCAGTGTTCTGGGCtgttgagacagacagacactaagTCTACTCAAGCTCAGTTCTAGTGGCTTGTGGAGGAGCACAGGGACGTTCCCTGTGCCCCACAGTTTGCATGTGTCCTGTTAAGGACTGTGGTtactaagcaaacaaaacatcaaGACAGGGCAtcaacagtttttctttttggatatTAGTAGTAATTATAACTTAGAAATTGAAACACATTCAGAGGATAATTTCCCCCtgaaattttagttttctgtAAACAACTCAGTATTAGAGAATGAATATTTCAAGTACTtggaataaaacttaaaaaaaaaaaatgaagcacgATTTTCTCAAGGggaaatttttttccaaaaataaagtataaatcaTCTTTCCTGTACGCTAACTCATAAACAGGACGGAGAATTTCAAAGTTACTGATGCCCTACAGGTAGTGTCAGTGCCCAGCTGCAGTAAACCAGTTTCACTACTTACTGTCGCCTAGCCTCCTCTGCGGCAATGACTGACATCTCAAGGAGAAGCTGAGTCCACTCTACTCCCCCTCACACACTTGCTCAGCTGTGGACAGAAGCCACAAAGCACTGGGTCCAGGTAGCCAGGCCCAGCTGGGAAGACGTCTCTGATATGCTCACCGGAGAAGCTCATCCTCCGCGAGTCTCAAATGAGGGGCATTAAAAATGCGTAGGCATCATTAAAACAGCTTTTCCTAAGTGTGGAGCTGCATTAAGGAGAAACGCTTTCCTTCTGTGCAGCCCCCAGGGCAGTAGCTGCTGTCTCTATGGGCTTTCACTCAAGGAACTACAAGACTTTCTAGGGATTCCTAACCCCTTTCTTCAGTCAGACAGTACTGGGAAGCATCAGAAGACCCACATGGCCTTCTGACATCCAGGACCACCTGGCTTGAAGGAAAAGCTTGCCCACAAGCTTAGCACGGGCTGGCTGTtaacagaagcagaggagagtgGTTACTCCTGCCTGACCAGGGAAGGAGCGATGTCACCTTCATAAAGGACAGGCTGCGGCTTTTGTCAGTTTTTCTTTGTGAGGTAAAACTACATCTGCTGACAGAAaaccttatttaaaatgtactctCTGAGCAACTGTTCACAGGTGAGTACACCACCCACGACTGCAGAGCAACTTAGGGGCACAGAAACATTTCCCGTGGGTTTGAAAACACACAGGTGACCTTTTATTCCCAGtaaagaaaggaacagaaagaaattataataaaaccttttttataaagaaaatcagTATCTTTAAACAGACAGACATACTGAAATAGCATGGCGTTCTGTCATCACCTAAAGAATGGGAGAAAAAGGCACATGCCAATAAATACATCATTTCAGAAACCCTAAATCCTGGAAAACCCGAGCTTCTCTGACTTTAAACTGTAAAATAAGAGTTAACTATTTTCATTGCTGAACATTTTAACACGTAGAACACTGTTGAAAATGGTCAGCCTTTTAACAGTCTTCAAAGGATTGGTAGACACCAAAACAACCAAGAGTGTGGGGCAACTATCCCAAACTTGTCACAAGTGGGTCACAAGCCAGTCACCACCCCCACAGTTCCCAGTGTTGACAGTGAGCTGTCCACCTGCTGCACTGCCATCAGAATATAAGCAACAGCACGTGCAAAGTCACCCAAAGGCCATGCCAGGAAGCCAGCTGCAGACCTCATGAGAACAAACAAGGCACATCATATAATGCTTCAAATCAGAATGGGATTGCACTCGCTCTCACTGCactagaattcaatgaaatgcTTAATTCTTGCATCCATACAAGtgccaaaaaattaaattataatagaacatttttttttcttaaaagacacTGGACAAGAAAGTGCAAAGTTTGAGAACTTAGAAATAGTAAGCATACTGATTCTTGCAACGACAAGGGGTCTGCATTGCTGAAACagtatatatttctatttctttgggtCCAACAGAACCACTCTCCTGTTGTTTGGTGTCTTCGAGCACTGGGGTGTTGTTGCAGCTAACAGGAAACTGTCCACTCCCACCTGATACAGCAGTAAACTCTCTGTCAACATGCATTCTCTCAGCGTCGTCTTCAGCCTCGCCATTTGCTAGTGGCATGGTGTGATCCAGGCTGGGAACTGCACAGGAGACAGGCAAGTTTAGATTTCTGTGCCCCAAAGAAACCAAGGCCACACTTTCCATCCCCCTTATCTACactgaaaaagaagcaaagatcaCTAGGGAAATATATTTGTCGAGacagtcctggaattcactctgcagaccaggctggcatccaactcagagatccacctgattctgcttcctagtgctgggattaaaagtgtgtgccaccactgtctggtgcTAGTGAACTTTTATATTGTTGtgaaagtacttttttttttaataataagtgTTTATGTATGCAATTTTAGCTCAAAATCATGAATTCCagatttttgctcattttttaaaTGGTAAAAGCTGTAATTCCCAGGTTGTTCTTTGGGTAAGAGTTGTATGACCTAGAGATAATTCTAAGTGTATCCCACCCCGCCCCGACAAAAAGTGGGTTTAAACACTGAAGACAATTCTCAACATGAAGCATTCAAAACAAtcttgacattaaaaaaaagtcccataaactaaaaaaaaaatatggaaagggTGGCACTCAAGCAGAGGCTGTCCATGGGGACCCACTCCCAGCAATGTCCAGTCTGAGTCCCCAACACAAAGGTACATATTAGAAAGTCTGTGACGGGAGGCAGAAGAACAGACTGCCACTCTGTCTGCGGGTGGAAGTGCAGACACCATCATTTCAGGTACACACTCTGTAGACACCTCTGTCCCAAACCTGACAATCTTCTCACTGCTTCTCTTTGACAAATGGCTTCTAACTGATAAGAAtgggcttcttttttcttttaaaatcatgaTAAAAATGGCTTTGAGAATTGCTGCTACATGCTGCTTCATTGACTTCTCTGTTATTTAAGCACAGAGTGAAAtcgtggtgcaggtgtgtggtcTGAGCACTAGAGAAACGAAgcagtggatctctctgagtctgaggcaaggcacagcaagttccaggctagccagggctaaaGAGTAGCCTGTCTCAAGAGagcggggaggggagggaaagcaCACGTCATCTGCAGGAGGTTTTATGTACTGGATATCAtactaaacaaaataaactagACACAAAAATACTGTCTTCTCTTACATGTAAATCTAGATttccacacacactgcacatgcaGGTGCAAGGAGAAAGGACTATTTGGGGAAAGGACATTAGTAGGAAGGAAGAGTAGGGGGTGTCAAACATAAGCAAGGAAtgatacatgtataaaatatcaTATTGGAGCatattattttgtatgctaactaCTTCAAAAGTCTTTTATTCACCATATGGCCCCAGACACCTTAGGTAACAGAGTCTTTCTCAGCTGCCTCCCTCTGCGCTCTCACAACTGCATGGTCACGAGCCTCCTATGCTCATCTCTGCTGACATTTCTTCAATAAATACCTACAGTTATTTTTGGGCCAAAGGACAGAAACAACGCAGGATATGAAGTAGTtttcaaaatagaagaaataaacttCATAGCTTTAACTAGCTCTCATTTTAGAGGCACGAGGGTCTTTCCAATTATTTATACCAACACtccattccccaccccacccagatGCTAATGTGTAGACTGAAACCAAAGGTGCCAGAGACACGAGGGGAAGCCATCTGAATGAGCAGTGCAGGATGGACAGTCTGCACGAGTCAGACAAAGCAGTTTAAACAGGACTTTGGAACGACAGCCATTAAGCTGTCCTTCTCACATAAAGCTCTTTTAAATTTCAAAGTCCCAAGTTAGCAGGAATTAGGTACCAACTGGCCAGTGTCACCACAGCAACCACACCAGCTGTGATCCGGAGGGGTCAATAATGCAGCTGAGTAGGTAACAATGCACACACTGGGACCCTGAGGCCAGTGATCAGTGTTGGTCCCCATTCTGCTGTGTCTGCTCAGTCAAACCCAAGTACTCCTTAAACAGCCGCACCAGACGCTAGACACACTTAGGCCTCATGGAAAGTGGCAACTACAGATTACTGTTTTTGTGCAAGTTCACATCTCTGaaaagtagggttttttttctgcctttttctacCTACACACGCTGACCTGAAGCATAGATGTGGGGTGCCTTCTATAttctcagcatttggaagactgagacaggaggatcataagtttgaGCCCAGCTGGACCACAGAGTGAAACTGtcaccaaaataaaaacatccaATAAATGTGAAGGacattctctctgtcctctgccaCAAAGCCTTACaagtagccctgactggcttgcacctcgctctgtagaccaggctggcctagaactcataaagatctacTTACCTCTGTCTACCaagaggtgggattaaaggtgtgtgctgccacaaaGCCCACGCACCAgcgagaaaaaacaaaaacaggaaaataactCCTTTCCAAATATTAAGAACCAAAGACCACTGATCTCAACACCACAGGAAGGTCTGGTGAGTGCTCCAGGGAAGCCCACTGAGGTGGATTTTCACACAGGGCTTTGTCACTGATCTAGcagggtagggagggagggaagtttTTTCATCTTCTGCAGCTTAGCATCTCATTTCCTGAGCTTCTGGGAAGATGCTCATAACAGGTGGCCCCAGGATCATGGTAGACATGACTCTGACCAGGCAGACTCTCTGTGCCTAATGCACATGA comes from the Microtus pennsylvanicus isolate mMicPen1 chromosome 9, mMicPen1.hap1, whole genome shotgun sequence genome and includes:
- the Ankrd10 gene encoding ankyrin repeat domain-containing protein 10 isoform X3, translating into MSRFCHNGTLNGGHENILPNHISLGTNRKRCLEDSESLGVKKARTGVPSLDHTMPLANGEAEDDAERMHVDREFTAVSDMKNCSSVLNTLTNGSVINGHLDFPCATQLNGMESRSNPCLTGPNGVSNGQPFSSDQGSVCANGTEEPEKTMGVNPEMCGSLHLNGSPSSCVASRPSWVGDVGENLHYGHYHGFGDTAESIPELSSMLEHSSCVRVEQRYDSAVLGTMQLHHGS
- the Ankrd10 gene encoding ankyrin repeat domain-containing protein 10 isoform X2; this encodes MFSMASLLHTSILLSLRNASGLTAADIAQTQGFQECTQFLLSLHDHQMSRFCHNGTLNGGHENILPNHISLGTNRKRCLEDSESLGVKKARTGVPSLDHTMPLANGEAEDDAERMHVDREFTAVSDMKNCSSVLNTLTNGSVINGHLDFPCATQLNGMESRSNPCLTGPNGVSNGQPFSSDQGSVCANGTEEPEKTMGVNPEMCGSLHLNGSPSSCVASRPSWVGDVGENLHYGHYHGFGDTAESIPELSSMLEHSSCVRVEQRYDSAVLGTMQLHHGS